In one window of Drosophila mauritiana strain mau12 chromosome X, ASM438214v1, whole genome shotgun sequence DNA:
- the LOC117148938 gene encoding probable serine/threonine-protein kinase fhkB has translation MLLPELLLLGLAVSLADSYDRSVNYWEAFAPGKLLQRLDALTVTDVDQSKVVKLPQLMQPILPANNQAQAKVDEDVDLDVETDAEAAAVDDVDSLSAETSHEGYSGEDNYERNYEQFVKEYFDRAAGDDDHDDGEGLEEEEEEETQAEATNVRDQRCRQVKRKDGQLCEICRQLKNNEVSETCSYSHDDQPQQYAYGSGSQYKRYRDDPAQKTDQEQAEPVAPSSLCVRRQQKNSVCYECKDSKGQKIERCYDVQARKAKTRKTKASSSRHPSSSAHKRKPRSQQSQQSEQEQRIYKRTISYSYAQGTDQQGQGQEQPPGGRTELPVPRQRRRRLVKITRRRGPAKVQ, from the coding sequence ATGCTGCTGCCGGAGCTGCTGCTACTCGGCTTGGCCGTCTCCCTGGCGGACAGCTACGACCGAAGCGTCAACTACTGGGAGGCCTTTGCGCCGGGCAAGCTGCTCCAGCGCCTGGACGCTCTCACCGTCACGGATGTGGACCAATCGAAGGTGGTAAAGCTGCCGCAGCTGATGCAGCCCATCCTGCCAGCCAACAACCAAGCGCAGGCCAAGGTGGACGAGGACGTGGACCTGGATGTCGAGACGGATGCAGAGGCGGCGGCCGTAGACGATGTGGACAGCCTCAGTGCGGAGACCAGCCACGAGGGATACTCCGGCGAGGACAACTACGAGCGCAACTACGAGCAGTTCGTCAAGGAGTACTTCGATCGGGCTGCCGGCGACGATGACCACGACGACGGCGAAGgcctggaggaggaggaggaggaggagaccCAGGCGGAGGCCACCAATGTCAGGGATCAGCGCTGCCGGCAGGTCAAGCGGAAGGATGGCCAGCTGTGCGAGATCTGTCGCCAGTTGAAGAACAACGAGGTGTCCGAAACGTGCAGCTACTCGCACGACGACCAGCCGCAGCAGTACGCCTATGGCAGCGGCAGCCAGTACAAGCGTTACCGCGACGATCCCGCACAGAAGACGGACCAGGAGCAGGCCGAGCCGGTGGCCCCCAGCAGCCTGTGCGTGCGCCGCCAGCAGAAGAACAGCGTCTGCTACGAGTGCAAGGACAGCAAGGGCCAGAAGATCGAACGCTGCTACGATGTGCAGGCCCGCAAGGCCAAGACCCGAAAGACAAAGGCCTCCTCCAGCCGTCATCCGTCCAGCTCCGCCCACAAACGTAAGCCGCGCTCCCAGCAGTCGCAGCAGtcggagcaggagcagcgcATCTACAAGCGCACCATTAGCTACAGCTATGCCCAGGGCACGGATCAGCAGGGCCAGGGGCAGGAGCAGCCGCCCGGCGGGAGAACGGAGCTGCCAGTGCCCCGCCAGCGGCGCCGGCGGCTGGTGAAGATTACGCGTCGGCGCGGACCGGCTAAAGTGCAATAA
- the LOC117148939 gene encoding receptor-binding cancer antigen expressed on SiSo cells, with the protein MLQQIKMLVLGIITLCRRALCCFSRRRKLSHSGSASGAADQLQAVNVIVERGDFSATGASSAGQAGGGRAAGARERDWNSWDDSPRTVEEHIEQYRQRMAQPPTPPKEEPEPDFFSELTPTIKPQMKFYLEDPSASAATSQQSDFSRLQAQDLVPISINADLEDWVDDNAGGWEELDTSQTKQILREKRRELRHQRQPPVRPAPPTVGAQRLTAGQRAA; encoded by the exons ATGCTGCAGCAAATCAAGATGCTGGTGCTGGGCATCATCACGCTGTGCCGGCGTGCCTTGTGCTGCTTCTCCAGGCGCCGCAAGCTCAGCCACAGCGGCTCCGCCTCCGGAGCCGCCGACCAACTGCAGGCGGTCAACGTGATCGTGGAGCGGGGCGACTTCTCCGCCACCGGCGCCTCCTCCGCTGGCCAGGCCGGCGGTGGCAGGGCGGCGGGTGCGCGCGAGCGGGACTGGAACTCCTGGGACGACAGTCCGCGCACCGTGGAGGAGCACATCGAGCAGTACCGCCAGCGTATGGCCCAGCCACCCACGCCGCCCAAGGAGGAACCCGAACCGGACTTCTTCAGT GAGCTGACGCCCACCATCAAGCCGCAGATGAAGTTCTACCTGGAGGATCCATCCGCGAGTGCGGCGACCAGCCAACAAAGTGACTTTTCAAGACTGCAGGCCCAGGATTTGGTGCCCATTAGCATAAAT GCCGATCTCGAGGACTGGGTGGATGATAATGCCGGCGGATGGGAGGAGCTGGACACCTCCCAGACCAAGCAGATTCTGCGAGAGAAGCGTCGCGAGTTGCGCCATCAGCGACAGCCGCCCGTCCGCCCGGCCCCGCCCACCGTGGGCGCTCAGCGGCTGACCGCCGGACAGCGAGCGGCGTAG
- the LOC117148527 gene encoding monocarboxylate transporter 7, whose translation MKKSKSYTLEAPDGGWGILVCIGMALPFTSALAALPSFGLVFGEFLKSIGAETSAMAIITSAFFSSMSFAGLFSGSLFQRFGMRQVGVTGGILYFLGTGMQLFATSTLHLLMAFSVVQGFAFGLMVPTCYTTFNHYFVKNRVMWMSFAQTLIGLGSMLYPIVMQKLMSWYGFRGCLLILTGLNAHAVFGMLVMHPVEWHMRRVPIQPEEQEELKELSPTVVVRVQPETPLKAPREEPTFHTADPGARKLSHADEHMLKVLSSRASSITSLGNWSGPVVVSDASPQMMHSLQASRRPSTIAGAPGAVAPVHATKKSWVRTIVDFLDLTLLKKPIYVNIVLGITFALYSDITFFTMQPVYLFELGYNRPDTATIIAIGAAADLASRIFLAITAVCIQVPSRYIYLAGAVLTVFARFAFNGITEFVGMACITAVIGFLRTWLHVPLPLVFADYLPKERFATGYGLFMFIQGNAMFLIGPIVGFIRDKTKDYIFVFHILNGFMILCAAPWVLEVLIVKFRRRNKIERNNVDHEDVDNQERSAMVH comes from the exons ATGAAGAAGTCGAAATCCTACACACTGGAGGCCCCCGATGGCGGCTGGGGAATCCTCGTCTGCATTGGCATGGCCCTGCCCTTC ACGAGCGCGCTTGCGGCTTTGCCATCGTTTGGCCTGGTCTTTGGCGAGTTCCTGAAGAGCATCGGAGCGGAGACGAGTGCCATGGCCATCATAACGAGTGCCTTCTTCTCCTCGATGAGCTTCGCCGGCCTGTTCTCCGGCTCCCTGTTCCAGCGCTTTGGGATGCGGCAGGTGGGCGTCACTGGCGGCATCTTGTACTTCCTGGGCACTGGTATGCAGTTGTTCGCCACATCCACGCTGCACCTGCTCATGGCCTTTAGCGTGGTGCAGGGATTCGCCTTCGGGCTGATGGTGCCCACCTGCTACACGACATTCAACCATTATTTCGTCAAGAACCGGGTGATGTGGATGAGCTTTGCCCAGACTCTGATTGGCTTGGGCTCCATGCTGTATCCGATTGTCATGCAGAAGTTGATGTCATGGTACGGCTTCCGGGGCTGCCTGCTCATCCTCACGGGACTGAATGCCCATGCGGTGTTCGGGATGCTGGTCATGCACCCAGTGGAGTGGCACATGCGTCGCGTGCCCATCCAGcccgaggagcaggaggaacTCAAGGAGCTGAGCCCAACGGTGGTGGTTAGAGTGCAGCCGGAAACACCGCTCAAGGCTCCCAGAGAGGAGCCCACCTTCCATACCGCTGATCCAGGAGCGCGCAAGCTCTCCCACGCCGACGAGCACATGCTGAAGGTTCTCTCCAGTCGGGCCTCGAGCATCACCAGCCTGGGCAATTGGTCCGGACCCGTGGTGGTCAGTGACGCCTCGCCCCAGATGATGCACAGCCTGCAGGCCTCTCGGCGTCCGAGCACGATAGCTGGTGCACCAGGTGCAGTAGCTCCAGTCCACGCTACCAAGAAGAGCTGGGTGCGCACCATCGTCGACTTCCTCGACCTCACGCTGCTGAAGAAGCCCATCTACGTCAACATCGTGCTGGGCATCACCTTCGCCCTCTACTCCGACATCACCTTCTTCACCATGCAGCCGGTCTACCTGTTTGAGCTGGGATACAACAGG ccCGACACGGCCACCATTATCGCCATTGGAGCGGCCGCAGACTTGGCATCTCGTATTTTCCTGGCCATCACCGCCGTGTGCATCCAAGTTCCGTCGAGATACATTTATTTGGCCGGTGCCGTCCTCACGGTCTTTGCGAGATTCG CCTTCAACGGAATCACGGAGTTTGTGGGCATGGCCTGCATCACGGCGGTCATTGGATTTCTGCGCACCTGGCTCCACGTTCCACTGCCTCTGGTCTTTGCCGACTACTTGCCCAAGGAAAG GTTCGCCACTGGCTATGGCTTGTTCATGTTCATCCAAGGCAATGCCATGTTCCTCATCGGTCCCATTGTTGGGTTTATTCGGGACAAGACCAAGGACTACATTTTCGTCTTTCACATCCTGAACGGCTTCATGATCCTGTGCGCCGCTCCTTGGGTCCTCGAAGTGCTGATCGTCAAGTTTCGGAGGCGCAACAAAATCGAACGCAACAACGTTGATCACGAGGATGTTGATAACCAGGAACGTAGTGCAATGGTCCATTGA
- the LOC117147394 gene encoding uncharacterized protein LOC117147394, protein MASKQPRKVAPDGGWGWVACFGVSLVNLATRSIEPSFGLLFGDTLKELNVGTTGAAVIISALDVCMNFSGLFVGPLLKEFSYRKVAIAGSLLCGLGLALTSPATSMAHILSTYSVINGIGVGLSTSAAFVALNHYFKHKRGQAVGLSMAGTAMGMLIMPQLVRILLEAYDFRGAVLLLAGVALNATVGSVLLQPVKWHMKEEFDDEELMCISALPTPQPQLTVGGAGGAASAGAPVFKVIKEDGNEEDALPEMNTLLFHKPHPHQHSMRKNYSEMAMNTMNGSRLGIPKRPTFPRIMSLAGVQSAAHGAGGDSGGYTSQAEVNATQLRCRKASVTSNLSYMDFTGSILQVHLNTGDDEFEQNDRELRRVGTATGSIVLGGHRDSFIKMKPTELDKQAEAAAALDEEAKKKAKKPGFWRRFADLLDIDMLKDKMFLNLLFGLSIFYVAEMNFKMVTPFFFANLGYQKTDVAFCLSITAITDIAARIVLPPIFDRTTIKKRTIFLVSIIFVALTRSIMAEQTEWTQLMIWLSICGFFRGSALSNFTLTVSEYCSLEKLPSAFGWHLVGKALFVITFGPLIGLIRDLTDSYPICIHTQSVCIMICATAWGIEYLVEYIQSRRRTADAAQLPTQDVATSGQNDVKL, encoded by the exons CTGGCCACCCGCTCCATCGAACCGTCGTTTGGACTGCTCTTTGGCGATACTCTGAAGGAGCTGAATGTGGGCACGACGGGAGCAGCGGTTATCATCAGTGCGCTGGACGTGTGCATGAACTTCTCTGGACTATTTGTGGGGCCGCTGCTGAAGGAGTTCTCCTACCGCAAGGTGGCCATCGCCGGATCTCTGCTGTGCGGCCTGGGCCTGGCGCTCACATCGCCGGCGACGAGCATGGCCCACATCCTGAGCACGTACTCGGTGATCAACGGCATCGGCGTGGGCCTCTCCACATCGGCGGCCTTCGTGGCCCTCAATCACTACTTCAAGCACAAGCGTGGGCAGGCGGTGGGTCTATCGATGGCTGGCACCGCCATGGGCATGCTGATAATGCCGCAGCTGGTGCGGATCCTGCTGGAAGCGTACGACTTCCGGGGggcggtgctgctgctggctggcgTGGCCCTCAATGCCACGGTCGGATCGGTGCTGCTGCAGCCGGTGAAGTGGCACATGAAGGAGGAGTTCGACGACGAGGAGCTCATGTGCATCTCGGCCCTGCCCACCCCGCAGCCACAGCTGACGGTGGGCGGAGCAGGTGGCGCGGCATCAGCTGGAGCGCCCGTGTTTAAGGTGATCAAGGAGGATGGCAACGAGGAGGACGCATTGCCCGAGATGAACACGCTGCTGTTCCATAAGCCCCATCCCCACCAGCACTCGATGCGCAAGAATTATTCCGAAATGGCCATGAACACGATGAACGGCTCTCGGCTGGGTATTCCGAAGAGGCCAACCTTTCCGCGAATCATGTCCCTGGCCGGAGTCCAGTCCGCCGCCCATGGAGCGGGCGGAGATTCGGGCGGCTATACTTCGCAGGCGGAGGTCAACGCCACGCAGCTGCGCTGCCGCAAGGCCTCGGTCACCTCGAACCTCTCCTACATGGACTTCACCGGCTCCATTCTCCAGGTGCATCTCAACACCGGCGACGATGAGTTCGAGCAGAACGATCGCGAACTGCGACGTGTTGGCACCGCCACGGGCAGCATTGTCCTCGGCGGTCATCGCGATAGCTTCATCAAAATGAAGCCCACCGAGCTGGACAAGCAGGCCGAGGCAGCCGCCGCCCTCGACGAGGAGGCCAAGAAGAAGGCCAAGAAGCCGGGCTTCTGGCGCCGCTTTGCCGATCTGCTGGACATCGATATGCTCAAGGACAAGATGTTCCTCAATCTGCTCTTCGGTCTGTCCATCTTCTATGTGGCCGAGATGAACTTCAAGATGGTCACGCCGTTCTTCTTTGCCAATCTGGGCTACCAGAAGACGGACGTCGCCTTTTGCCTCTCGATCACGGCCATTACGGATATCGCCGCTCGCATTGTCCTACCGCCGATATTCGATCGCACCACAATCAAGAAGCGCACCATTTTCCTCGTTTCCATCATCTTTGTTGCCCTGACCCGTTCAA TTATGGCTGAGCAAACGGAGTGGACCCAGTTGATGATTTGGCTTTCGATCTGCGGTTTCTTCCGTGGATCCGCTCTGAGCAACTTCACCCTAACCGTATCCGAATACTGCTCACTGGAGAAGCTGCCCTCCGCATTCGGCTGGCATCTGGTGGGCAAAGCCCTATTTGTGATCACATTTGGACCGCTCATTG GTCTCATTCGGGATTTGACCGACAGCTATCCGATTTGCATACACACCCAGAGCGTTTGCATAATGATTTGCGCCACTGCCTGGGGCATCGAGTATCTGGTGGAGTACATTCAGTCGCGACGTCGCACCGCCGATGCCGCCCAGTTGCCAACCCAAGATGTAGCGACGTCGGGCCAGAACGATGTGAAGCTGTAA